A single Phragmites australis chromosome 4, lpPhrAust1.1, whole genome shotgun sequence DNA region contains:
- the LOC133914287 gene encoding uncharacterized protein LOC133914287 produces the protein MVGRSTPLPPPRTPVEEEEQIGSTSSHRLLQLSQELKAEAMSIAHRFSQDLTKRFDCTHSREDGQRQQPSAGIDAARTACRRRVARPHALWRAKGVAWPPFISSNNAWMEVQANFDHLNYDGFISSIGLGRAVRNLCVGGISPSVSEEEPEDILSPLDRVKEAPTDIFDISSI, from the exons ATGGTCGGGAGATCGACACCCCTACCGCCACCGCGCACCCCCGTCGAAGAAGAAGAGCAAATCGGATCAACCTCGTCGCACCGCTTGCTGCAGTTATCGCAGGAGCTCAAAGCGGAGGCCATGTCCATCGCGCACCGGTTCTCGCAGGACCTCACCAAGCGGTTCGACTGCACCCACAGCCGCGAGGATGGGCAGCGGCAGCAGCCGTCGGCGGGCATCGATGCCGCGCGCACCGCGTGCCGGCGGCGTGTAGCTCGACCGCACGCGCTCTGGCGCGCAAAAGGTGTTGCCTGGCCTCCGTTCATCAGCAGCAACAACGCCTGGATGGAGGTGCAGGCGAACTTTGACCACCTCAACTACGACGGTTTCATCAGCAGCATTGGATTGG GCAGAGCTGTTAGGAATCTGTGCGTTGGTGGCATTAGCCCATCGGTTTCAGAGGAAGAGCCAGAGGATATCTTATCACCATTAGATAGAGTAAAAGAAGCGCCAACAGACATCTTTGACATCAGTTCTATTTAA